The Gopherus evgoodei ecotype Sinaloan lineage chromosome 8, rGopEvg1_v1.p, whole genome shotgun sequence genome segment GTGGAAGACGCCCTTCTCCTCATTGGGCAGTGAGGGAAATTGAACCAGGGTCCCCCACAAGAGAGAGGAATGCCCtaacctctgcctcctcccccccacccctctcagctGTTTGGGTGTTAGGAAGGTACCTAAGAATCTCACAGGAAACAGCTTAGTTACCTAAGTCACCCAAGACCAGGTGAGAGCCTCACTCACCAGATTGcctagtgatcaatggctcggtgtctagttggcagctggtatcaagcagagtgccccagcggttggtcctggggctggttttgttcaacacctttattaatgagctggattatgggatagattgcaccctcagcaagttcggagacgatactaaactgggggggagagatagatataCTGGAGGGTCCAGAGTAGACAAATTGGACGATTGGGCCAAAACAAAgctgatgagtttcaacaagcacaagtgcagagtcctacgcagaagaatcccatgcattgctacaggttGGGGACTGATTGGCTAAGGAGCAGTttagcagaaaaggacctggggattacagtggatgagaagctggatatgagggcttgtctacatcagaaagttgcagcgctggtgagggagttacagcgctgcaactttgaaggtgtacacatctgcagggcaccaccagcgctgcaactccctgtttgcagcgctggccgtactcccgttttgtctcgggtgtagaggatccagcgctggtgatccagcgctggtaatccaatgtagacagttaccagcgcttttcttgacctccgtggaaggaggaagcctctggtaatcaagctggtttcctttcccggtttgctctctcggtcccggagccacccagcaaaccgcagggaaggagacctgcttgctcggggttccgggaccgagagagcaaaccgggaaaggaaaccagcttcgccgcggtttgctctctcggtcccggaaccccgagcaagcaggtctccttccctgcggtttgctggctggctccgggaccgagagagcaaaccgcggcgttcccggtttgctctctcggtcccggaaccccgagcaagcaggtctccttccctgcggtttgctggctggctccgggaccgagagagcaaaccgcggggaagctggtttcctttcccggtttgctctctcgtcccggaaccccccttgaagccgcccaacagcgctgcagtgtggccacatctaacaccacttgcagcgctggttgctgtaagtgtggccactctgcagcgctggccctatacagctgtactaatacagctgtaacaaccagcgctgcaaaattttagatgtagacatggcctgagtcagcaatgtgcccttgttgccaagaaggccaatggcatattgggctgtattagtaggcgcactgccagcagatcgaggaaagtgattattcccctctattcggcactggtgaggccacacatggagtattgtgtccagttttgaggcccccactatagaagggatgggggcaaattggagagagtccagtggagggcaacaaaaattattagggctagggcacatgatttacgaggagaggctgaggaaactggggttatttagtctgcagaagagatgagtgaggggggatttgatagcagcctgaagggggggttccaaagaggatggagctaggctgctctcagcagtggcagatgacagaacaaggacgaCAAattggtcttaagttgcagtgggggaggtctaggctggatattaggaaacactatttcactaggagagtggtgaagcactggaatgggttacctagggaggtggtggaatctccacccttagaggtttttaaggcccagcttgacaaagccctagctgggatgatttagttgggttggtcctgctttgagcagggggctggactagatgacctcctgaagtctcttccaaccctaatattctatgagggGTTCCTGGATGTGGTGCTCAAGCAGAACCAGGCACTGACCTCCCTgaaaggggcagggcttagcacaacCAGCATCTCCCAGGGGCTATCTTAGGCTGCTCCCTGCCTAGAATGCCGGCTTTTGTGGCTCCCCTTCTTAGGTGCCACTCTCTCGGTCTCTCCCTCTAGTCACTGAAGAGGGAGCCGAGgggcctaactcaggctttggggaatccattgtgatttttttcccaggCATCTAAAAGTTAGGAGTGACAATGCTGAGTATTGCTGCACCTGAGGCTGTTTGTGGCACTGTGCTGACAGACAGGGGAGATGAGCATAGAAATGGGCCAAACCAAGACTAAGAAACCCTCATTGgaacgtagggctggaagggacctctggaagTCAACAAGTCCAGCCCCCCCAGTGCCAAGGCAAGCCCAGGTAAGGCTAGCCCATCCCTGACGGGTGTTTGTCcaccttgtttttaaaagcttcaagGAAGATTAAGccccttcttgtcctaccttcattggacatggagaacaaatgatcACTGTCTTCTGTATAACAAACaccccttaacatattggaagactatCATCAGGTTCCCCCCAGTCTTCTTTAAACATGCCCagatttttcaacctttcctcataggtcaggttttctaaatattttatcatttttgttgctctcctctggactttttccaatttgtccacatctttcctaaattatGGTacccagctggggcctcacctgTGCCAGGTAGAGGAGGACAACTACTATTCTTACATCTGACACTCCtcttaatataccccagaatcatattagcctttttttgcagctgcatcacattgatgaTCCATATGCAGTTTGTGATTCACTCtagcccccagatccttttcagcagtactaacacctagccagttattccccacgTTGTAGTTGTGCATtcgatttttccttcttaagtgaagtactttgcatttgtctttattgaatttcatcttgttcaattcagaccaattctccaatttatcaaggtcattttgaattttaaacctgtcctccaaagtgcctgcaaaccttcccagcttggtgccatctgtaaattttataagcatactctccacaccattatccaagtcattaatgaaaatattgaatagtattggacCAAGGACTGATCCACTGTGTATCTCCACTAGATACGCTCTCCCAACTTGACAGCAAagtactgataactactctttgagcatGGGCTTTCAACCACTTATGCACCCATCCTATAGTAAATTTATTGACACTGCATtgtcctagtttgcttatgagaatgtcacgcGAGACTGTGTCTAAAGCCtttctaaaatcaaggtatatctcatctactgctcccccccccattacatcagtaaccctgtcaaagaagaaaggTAAGTTGTTTTGGCCTGAttagttcttgacaaatccatgctgactattacttacaACACTATTATCCTCCAGGttcttacaaactgattgtttaataatttgctccagtgtctttccaggtattgaagttatgCAGACAGATCTATAATTCCCTAGGTCCTccttgttctcctttttaaagatgggcactgtgACGGTTCCTACTgtaaggctttatggaatatgcttgtgaatgtatatatgacctaactaaaatgttttgtgctacatatgccatgtaacatatttctgtaaaggttatgatctactgaatctattcatcttatttgtatgcatatatcatttttgtatttgaaattaggagtattggctctatacttgcTCGATTTTAACTAACCTACTAGAGCATATGGCCAGATTCTTAAGaaaagtgcaaattaagtgcccaatcaaaaaccacttaagccaacaaggaacttgaagatgccaatccacatctgagccttCTCAGGCATGTGGATTGCCTGGTAAACATGAGTCGTGCATAGACACGTGgcttgtccatgtgactccaaaattcCATCTTaaagctggactttgcataggagagagaaggaggtctCCAACCTCAAGAGAAAGTCTCTTTAAGCTGGTGGGaggcccctccattttgtcttcagctggctaaagagatctCCACCCCCAAGGGTACCTGAAAgtaactggaacaaaggacagtaactagaGGGGTTGTGAGTGATTACTGGACAcagactagcaggagactagtCCTTAAAAGGAAGTTTACTGGAACTGGTgcggttttatctgtattcagtttcttagacatagacttgcgtgttctattttattttacttggtaattcactttgttctgtctgtcactatttggaaccacttaaatcctatttctgtatttaataaaatcactttttacttattaattaactcagagtatgtattaatacctgggggagcaaacagctgtgcatctttctctaccagtgttatagagggcgaattATTTATACGTTTACcccatataagctttatacagggtaaaatggattggggtttggaccctgagtgttagagacaggaacacttctgtaagttgcttccAGTTAAGCCTACAACTGTTAGggaatgtggttcagaccctgggtctgggtttgcaggaggctagcgggtctggctcaaaccaggcagggcaggaAAGTAGGGGCAGTAGTAGTCTTGGCAATCAGTTGCCAGCCCCAAGGGAGTTTCTTTGATTCAAGCCGTCACAGGTACCATGTTTgcccagtcttctgggacctctcccatcctccaagaatttcaaagataattgctaattgcTCCCAGATTGCTTCAGTTAGTTTCTTAAGAATCctaagatgaatttcatcaggccctgctgacttgaacacatctaacttatctacACATTCTTTAACAtactctttccctattttggcttgggTTCCTTCCCTCAGTTGTCAATATTGTTTTCAGATCTGGTTATCATTAACGTtaatcatctttctcttgctcctaatgtatttaaagaacctcttcttgcCTTTTATTTCTCTTGCCAGGTATATGTAATATACCATATTATTGGCAAACAGCACTGTGATGGTAAGGGAACTGAGAATGTGGTATGAACCAAGCATGCCCAGACACATCACCAAGACCAAGAGAGCTGAGAAGCGGCCAGCTCTGTGAATGCCATAAGCACTGAGATCAGGGTGGGGAATGCAGAAGAGACATGATCAGTAGACCACAGCCTCGCACCCAAGAGCAGGGTGGGAAATTGAGAACAAGCAGCCTCAGTGCATGCCATAGACACAAAAGCCTGAAATTGAGGGTTGGGCGTGTGAGAGACACATTGTAGAGCATCCTTTCCCCCATGGTCCTCCTGCCTGGGGAGGGGAtggcgggagggtggggggagaagagctcTAAACTCCTTCACCACACAGTGCTCTgggtgctcagctgctgccttcaGCCATCTCTTTTCCGCCATGCCACTGAAAGCTGAAGCAGAGTCATCACAACCACTGACAGCATGAATGTTTGGCAGCATTTGAGACACATCTACTCCCAGCTCCAGCCACTCCATTCATGGGAATGAGTCTCAACTTTTGGCTGACCCTAGTTTTGAAAAAGAATTCATCTCTCTCAAGAATAGAGCAATATTTTGGGTACATGGATGAAACATCTGAGTCCAAGCACCACATCAGCACCCCGTTTGCTCCGAGCATTTGCTTTGCATGAGCAACATGCAAGACCGTGCCTGAATCTGCTTCCTCGAGTTCTGGTATTGCAGAATGGTTGCCAGACACTGCTTTCACTGCATGTGCGATGTGGTGAAACCCACCAGTAAGGTACATGTCGCAACCAGGTGACAATCTCAGTCCACACTCCACAATCCAGTCACTGAGGAGAAAGTGTGCAATTTATTCCTTGAATTTGATATCATCCGCAAGCGTTGCTTTGGTAATGGTGTGTACACAGTGGTGGCTCCGAACGTCTTGCATCTGGACATTCCCCCTGCGGGCTCTCTCACCAGATTTGATTGATGCTTTATTTGCATAACTGTCACCCACAATGGCAGTGTATGGACATTGCAGTGCGACAGTAGAGTGCAGCAGCTGATCAGACAGCTCCCCGAGTAGTTTTGCACGTGGCAGTATCATTGCACACCCTCTGCAGAAGCATCCCGAGTTCAAGAATAGCTGACGTTGGCTTATCAGATGCTGGTAGCTCAACCATTGACTGATTTTTCTCCAGCCAAGACAGTGTGTTTCTCTTTTGGGCATTTCTTAGAGACCCACCCAAGTTGAAGTGGGACAGGTGCCAGCTAACGTGTCATCAAACATCTCTGGACTGGGCAAAAAAACTGTCAGCTTGCTGATTATCTGACGATCAATAGTTATCGCTTGTGCTGACTGcttcttttgtttgatttttttgttgaGACTACCAAGTGATTTGAGATTATGCCTTTCTATGGGCACAAAGAGGTCTCCCTCACCCCTTTGCAGCCTCCTGGTTACGAACAGCTTCATTTATCACGTGCCAGTCTCTCTTACCATGCACAAACCTTCTGCACTTTCAGTTGGAGCCACAGTACACATTGCAATGTTCACAAGTGATTGTTGTGTGGGCTTGTTCCAGGTTCATTGCTAAAAGTATTTGTCATTCTTTCAGTCACAAAACATAATATCTTGGACAGCAATTTCATCTGCAGCCATGTGCTTTGTGGTAGCTTCTTTGTGGAGATCAAAGGTGGCATTCCACACCTTTGTTTTGTCATAGCTGTTACAGCTGCCTTAAAACGTGCAGTCAGGTAATCCTTGGTCAGAGCTGTATCTTTTGTGCAAAGATGCTGATGATTCCTACAGTCCTTGTTCAGAGATTGCTCAATGGCCACGTCACAGTGTAAGTATTCCACTGAAGAGTCTGGCAGTCTGGAACACTGCTTCCTATCAGCTTGGGCACAATCTATATCTGGCTTCTCTTCCAGAGATCTGGCTTCTGCTACATTTACACAACCCATCTGGCATAAGTCATATGCTCACACTGTCATAGTGGGATCATCTCTGCAAATGTCTCAAGCTCCATGGACTTGTTATTGTCTCTCTTTGCTACTATGTAATCCATCAGTGATTAGGAGCAGTGTAGTTTTTCCAGGATGGAAATGTATCTGAACAGTTTTTGCCTTGGGTAATGGAAGTATCCATGAGCTGGTGCAATGCTTGGGCGCTGTTCATCAAGTCTGCCAGAGCACTCTGTGCTTCCATTCTGTTTTCTCTGTGAGCCTGTTCCACATCTTCAAATGCTTCAGTGCATGTTCGAACTTCCTCCAAGATGTGTCACTTCTCATCTTCTGGAAGAATCATCATTGTGCACGGAATCACCAAGTGCGGCCCACTTCAAGTGAGTCATCGCCTCATTCATACGTTTGTGGATTCCAATGCCATGGTTATATGCTTTCCCTATTACAGCATGGCTGAAGCACCATAGATGCTGGCTTCCACAAGGATGTCTTCAAACCCACTCTCCTGCATCACACTGCCTGTATCACACATTACATTTGCTACATGATACATGCCTCCCTTCTCAAGGTGCTCATCATCAAATCTGTTTTGATTCCTCCATTTAATTATTAACAGTGCTTTGCAGTAGATTGCTTCATCATACACGACACAGGTCCAGTCTTGGCCCAGAAATTGGAACACATCCTGAAAACATTTCATCCTGGTGTGCACTGTGTTAAAATCAGTTGTCAGTGGAGTCGTCATTGGACagtagccaatattcataaaataGCAGACAGAAAACTTTTCTACAAATAATGACAAATATTTAGATGTATTACATAGTACAAAAAAGCTTATACTGTTGTGTGACCACAGACTTTTGCTTTAATTGAACGCAAAATAAGTACAGAAAAATATATCATGTGGGACAAAATATTTCTCAAAATTTCCAAAACAGTACTAGTTTGAGGACATAGTTGCATGATCAGTTGTATTTAAAAGCTTTCTGCCAATTTTGGTCAAAATTAAACTATGTTTCTTCAAGTTATGGCCCTTTTtgtgattttatgattttttttggtttggttgccCAATAACATTTAAACATTATGTGATATAGAAAAACTGCACCACATCCACCATCTATGTCCACCCTGGAGATGACCACCAGATATGTGCCTACATGTGGGAGCAATGAACTTTTTCCAGCTGAGGGGTTGCCCTAACTCATTAATGAgaccactttttaaaatctagctgGTAGACTATGGAACTTTTAAAATGAGGCAAGGTTGTTATATTGGAAGGAAAGGGATTAAAATGTTCTCAGGTCCATCCTtacaagaggaaggatggtctggtgGCTAGGATACAAGATGGGGACTCAGCAGCCCCATGTTCAGCTCTCTGCTCTGCTATAAACTTCCtgtgtgggcaagtcacttaggcccagatcctcaaaggtatttaggtgcctcaccCTCAGGGAAATCCATGGGAGTGAGGCACCTAAAAACctatgaggatctgggcctcagttcccactctgtacaatgggaataatagcactgccctgcttcCTAGGGATACGCTGAGGGTAAATACATTACAGAGTGCATGGCACTCAGCTACTGGGGTCACAGGGACCAAATAAGGACCTTAGATAGGTTTTCTGTGTTGAAAGAGGAGCATCGTCACACTGTGTCCTTGGAGACCTGGAAGGCCACGTTTTATAAAGACAAAGTCACTGAAAAACGAGGGCTGAATTTTGCAAGCCCCCTAtctcccaccctcacccctgcCGGCCACAGCTAAAGCTAATTAAAATCAACTGCACCTTGCTTTAGATTTTGACTGTCCCTCTGTGCTGGTCATTGGCCAGCTTCTGTTTTGTGCTATCTGTTCCATACTGGTAAGAAATGGTTTTGTTCCAGATGATTCAGAAGGTGGAGCCAAGAGGCCAAGAACCACCATCACAGCCAAACAGTTGGAGACGTTAAAAAATGCCTATAAAAACTCCCCCAAACCCGCCAGGCACGTGCGGGAGCAGCTGTCCTCGGAGACAGGGCTGGACATGAGGGTGGTGCAGGTGAGACTGCTGCAGTTGAAGTATTTTTCCATTCCCTCCTTGTCCCGACCAAGCTGTGCACATCACATTCCCCTGACAGCGCACGACCCCTCCACTGAATTCCATGGTAGCCAGGCCAGAAAGCCGGATAAGCAGTAAGGCCCCCATCCTGTGACTGACAGCCCGTGGCTGGACtgctgagcatgtgcactgccccagggctccaggggatgCATCTATCCACCACCTTGACCATAGCACAGGATCCGAACCGCTGAGTTAAATGTCTCTGGTTATTAGCAGTAAGCAGTGAATTAAATGTGAGTTTGCAATGCCAGCAAAATATGGGTACTGCATGTTTGGATGCATATCCCCAGGAGATCTGCCATGGGGCAGGAGGCATATGACCCACTCTCCGGGCCTGAATTGCTGAATACTGGTCTGAgccttggggaagtttggatACAGAACTGGATCTGGGCGTTGTGGCTTGGGCCATTTCTATATGCTGTATCCAATCTGGAACCCCTCAGACTAGGGCAAAGTTCAGCTCCGAGTTGACTGGCCGTGGCGCCCTAAGTTGCAGGGGAACTGGGCTCCTGGGTCTGAACCATCTTGAACTTCAGGGAGGTTCGGAGCCAGCCCTGAATTTTTCTGTCCAAGCCAATCTTTCTCTCCCTGTGCGTGCTCCTTTCAGTGCCTTCTGGGACTCTGTCTCTCCAGGTCTGGTTTCAAAACCGGCGGGCCAAAGAAAAACGGCTGAAGAAGGATGCTGGGCGGCACCGCTGGGGCCAGTTCTACAAGAGTGTGAAGAGGACCCGCGGAGGCAGCAAACACGAGAAGGAGAGCTCTGCGGAGGACTGTGGGGttagtgacagtgagctgagcttCCGAGGTAAGCAGGGCAGGAAGGctggggggtggtggtgaaggtgggaagagatgggttgTAGCAAAGGGTGGGCCCAAGGGGGCTCCTGCAGAGTGGGATGATTTTCTGCGCTTAGGCACAGCTCGGCATCCCACATTGAGAAGAATGCCTGGATTTTTCTTGCACCAGAAACGGGAATGATCCTTGAAACCGATGTCCCATCTGAAGATGTTCGAGTTGATCTCATGGCTGGTGGCTTCTTGAGGCTTTCTGCACTAGAGGAAAATGATTAATTATTGGCCTGTATCATGCACGGCCAGAAACCTCTCTAGCAGTGGAGCTAGGAACTGACACATACTTACTAAGGATGTGTCCATTCTGAGCTCCAGCAAagggtctgcagctcccaggggaACGTCCCCAAAAAAGAACTGCCGTGCTGGCCTAGAGCAATGGTCCCTCTAGTGTGGGGATGCATCAGGGCAAGGTGGAATGAACTTAGGCTGCACCTCACCATGTAATAGGATATTATGGACGGAAATATTTTCCTCATCTCTGCTCATGATCAGTCCCTCCCCTAAAGCCTGAGGACTGATAGCCCATGAAAAGTGTATCTGAGCTAACATCCCTGGCACTGCGATTCATATCTGCATGAATGGCTAGTCCCTGCTGGAAACTCACCTGCCTCAATGAGTTAATAAACTCCCCGTCGGACCCACACCAGCAGCCACCTACAGGCTGGCACAGCTCAGTGGACTTGGACTCTCTTCCATGATGGCTGGATTTCAGCTGTTGTCAAGACTCACTGCAACAGCCTGACAGCTGATGGAAGGAGGTTCCCCAGAGACTGTAGAGGGAGACTTGGGAAAGGATGGTGTGAcagcctccaccttggctggtgcACTAGAAATTGAACCAGGGAACTCTAGACCTGAAACCCTAAGTCTGCAGCTCCAGCTAAGCAGGCAGGCTCTGTGGGCTGGGCACAGGCAGCTCCTGTGTCACTGGCCTTTCTTCTGGGAGTTCCCCACCCAGGTCTGAACACTCAATTAGGAGTTTGCAGTGTAAATACAACAATCACTGTGAACTGTTTTTTAGGCCATTGTTATACTGTGATCGGATGGGTCACATATAGTGAAAATAATCatggatagggtgaccaaatgtcccgattttatagggatagtcccaatatttggggctttttcttatataggctcctattaccccccaccctgtctcgattttttacatttgctatctggtcaccctaatcacaaATACTGTATAGGTCTGGCCAGAAGCCtattccctgctgccccctgtaTTTCTGATcagttaaaccccatcattttaatGGAATCTAGTtgaaaaaataactttaaagcAATCATTTAACAATAGTTTAACTTTAAAAACTGGCCCCTTTGAATCATCGCAGCAAATATACAAGCCACCAGAAATTATTTGATTATTTATGGTCTAATGAGAGCCAGCGATGGCTCCCAAACTGGTCTGTAGTGCCTGTGTATCAAGCCTGGTCCATAATTAGTTTACGATGCCCTTTATGAGGGCGAATGCATCTGGcgagagaacttccccaaaagaggccgttatagaatcatagaagattagggttggaagggacctcaggaggtcatctagtccaaccccctgctcaaagcaggaccaactccaactaaatctgTGAGAATCTATGTATGTGCCACCAGCTTTCATATGACTGAAGAATAAAAGATTTACAGTAATCCTGTCTTGTGTTCAGCTGTACAAAAGGCACTACAAGAACAGAGAGAAGCGTGTGGGGTTAGCAAAAGGGTAGAAATAAGCTGTGGTACCATTCAGAATGTATTCTTAATTAGTTGCACTATTTACTCTGGCTAAGTACTAAGCAGAGTGGAGAGAGCACATGTGcagccggtgtaaattggcatagctctattGCAACAGAGCTTCCCCCAGCTCATGTCAAGTGAGAATCTGGCTCAGGATGCCATACAACTGGCCTTCAGTGAGGGACAGTTTTCTTTGAGTACGTGCTCTGTTGGTCCAGCTCATTCCTGGTGTaaccccactgactccagtgaagtcactCAAGAGATGCGTTTGGCTCTGACTGACCACAGAATGTTTTCACTCATAAATCAATCTTCCTTCTTTCATTCACAGAAGATCAGATCCTCTCTGAGCTTGGCCACACCAATAGAATTTACAGCAGTGTTGGGGATGTTGCTAATGGACAGTTAATGAACGGAAGCTTCTCCATGGATGGGACAGGACAATCTTACCAGGACTTGAGGGATGGAAGCCCCTATGGAATTCCTCAGTCTCCATCTTCCATATCGTCCCTTCCTGCCCATACTTCATTGCTCAATGGTCTGGATTACACAATGGACACTAATTTGGGAATTATAGCACATGGAGGGCAGGGGGTAAGCCAGACACTCAGAGCAATGGCTGGGGGACCAACCTCTGATATTTCTACGGGAAGCAGTGTAGGCTATCCAGACTTTCCAACAAGTCCTGCTTCTTGGCTTGATGAAATGGATCATCCTCCTTTTTAAGCATCTCCTGCTTCTCACCGCATCCCACTCGTTCTTATGGCCTGAAAGTGTGCTCAAACTAGCAAAAGAGACAATAAGCGACCTTCAAGAATCCCAGAGATCTCGTACTGGAAAATTTCCATTATTTTCAATGGGAATCCACCATTGGTTCCTGGAGGGTTGTGAAATGATAGCGtggtggtttttttcccttttcacttggggagtgggagggcaggAGAAACCCTTCTGAACACTGGCATAAAGTATCTGATTCTAGGTTTTCAGGATCATAGTAAAACACAAACTCATTGATTCTCTGCAGGTCAAAGACTCTTTGCTGTTGAGTGCTTTTGAAGCACATGTTGGCTGGCTCAGCAGATCTTGGCTATTACAAACTCCAGTTGGCGCTCTCTTATTTGAAGTTGAATGAATTA includes the following:
- the LHX4 gene encoding LIM/homeobox protein Lhx4, with product MRPSSLTLLFSLPPPPTAALSEIPQCAGCNQHILDKFILKVLDRHWHSSCLKCADCQMQLVDRCFSRAGSVYCKDDFFKRFGTKCTACQQGIPPTQVVRKAQDFVYHLHCFACIICNRQLATGDEFYLMEDGRLVCKEDYETAKQNDDSEGGAKRPRTTITAKQLETLKNAYKNSPKPARHVREQLSSETGLDMRVVQVWFQNRRAKEKRLKKDAGRHRWGQFYKSVKRTRGGSKHEKESSAEDCGVSDSELSFREDQILSELGHTNRIYSSVGDVANGQLMNGSFSMDGTGQSYQDLRDGSPYGIPQSPSSISSLPAHTSLLNGLDYTMDTNLGIIAHGGQGVSQTLRAMAGGPTSDISTGSSVGYPDFPTSPASWLDEMDHPPF